tttcatttaaattttcacATGCAGTTGTCATAAATAATAGcattgttatattatatttaacacaaagaaccatattttaaaaactTCAAACCACACAAGTTTTCAAgtgaaatataataaaaaatatgtcatgtttcttgattttattgttatttttaaaataattaatcataTATACAACATCCTTGTAAGATTCTGCTAAAGTAAAAGCGCGGATGTACGCATTTGGTGGAGGCATAGGCTATTCTAAAAATCGAAAGCATCCAAAAGTTGGTGGATTATTCAAAGGCTACTAAAGTAAAAGCATTAAGCAATCCCGAGGACTAAAATATACATCTTGattttattatgaaaataaaaagTCACTCATGAGGTTATTTGATATAGATGGAATCGTAAATCGAATGATGCGTATGAGTAGACAAGGACTCGAGAGAAAAGACCGTAAACTCTAAATCTTAGAGCATATtttcatgatattttattaagaaaTATACTTCAGATTATCATTTTAAACTTTACCAACTCGTCTATACCCTGAGGTAAAATATACATCTTGATTGATGAAATTAAAGTGTGCCAGAGAATACCATCAATGAAAATGGACGaaagcatgtatatatataatttattatttattttcccGTAAATAGTTTTAATTCTTATATTTACACTGTTAGTATGAGatatatattaattacaaatcaatATCTGCAAATAGACAACAATAGTTGTTTTGGTACAATATAATTGTTTttaggtaaaaatttgtgtgagaccgtttcactgGTCATATTTTGTAGCtaaatctcttatttgtgtcatccataaaaaaatattatttttatgctaagaatattactttttattgtgaatatcagaaagattgactcgtctcacagataaaaattcgttagaccgtctcataagagacacACTCTTGTTTTTGTTCATgtcaatcattcaacacaaaactCATTTTGAGATGGTCTTAtgagaaattattattttttatataaaaataataatttttattatagatATAGAcaaccgtctcacaaataaagatctgTAAGACTATGTCACAATAGACATACTATCattcaatttgaaattttaattatgtATATTCACTTacattattataatataataacaaatttttttttatagcgGTGAAAAGTGGAGTCTAAAGTTACGTTAGAAATATCTATTTTCGAGaaaaaaaataatgtaaatGAAATGGTGATATGCATTTAAACGAAGGCACgagtatatatttatataaaaatacagAATCTGTTTTTATTGGTTAAAGATAATTAAAATGGTGAAAGTAGAATTAAaggattttaaataatttatatgttATCTCATTACATTATCTTATTTTAATCGagattataattttaatatatattaggAACACTTTGCACGGGTGCGTATATGTGATATTTTCTATTAAATACTTTTTACTTTAATGATTtacatttatttaatattatgaatgatataatcatttaaaaattcaaaattggataaaggtttagaaaataataatagttttaattttttgaaaagtGGATAAGATAATATTAAGGAATACATAAATTTActacaatatatttttatactattttactaaatcaaattgaaatactttataattttaaagcatagtttggtacatgggataagagagggattgataaataatccttcttatcccatgtttggtacctttttaaaaagctcgtgataatatcatgggcccttgataaataattttttagaaggataaaatatccttaatagaaggtgtgataattttaatttaatgataaaatacactacaaatgacttaattaccctcaatttataaatgatttttttataaatgtattctagtaggtagaaattaaaatcaaataaatattttatttattttatatattatataatatgataattatataaatgaattcgagataattatataaataatttttataaatttcaataaaattattattattatcactcgattaaccttaaaagttaatatttgacttgactcaaaaaatcaagagctcaattatcatattatataatatataaaattaggtaaaataaataaatcatgcaactACTATCGACACATGAACAGATAAaagaaatatgaactcaagcaacaactttgaaattataaaatttattatgataaggttaattttgtcattacaatctaatatataaatctaatcactcttgttaaaatcatatcaaacattaaatacaatatcctacatcttatttatccttaatgATACCCCGTGGATGGGCCCCAAGCCCAAATGAAAGACAAGCCCATcaagggcccaggtattctcctataaatattaGGTTCGGGTGTATAACTCAGGCATTCAATTcattatattgttttcagcagcacccttagctgctcccctcatatatcctcagtcactgacttgagcgtcggaggggctacgccaggacaccctcctggccccctcttaacggtctttttcttgatttcaggctcagggtcatcttaaagcccacgtctgaactagtgacgctcgttgggatcggaccctagatttcccgtgagtatcacttggcgctGTCTGTGGGAACtttgagttgagacgtagatATGGTAGGTAAGAGAGGGAGTAGAAGAGCTACCTCAGCATCATCATGTCCTCGGAGGGGACCTGAACCATCTCGTGCTGAGACAATACAGGAACAACTGCATCTTGAGACGAGACAGGAGcaacctcgtcaagagacaAGAACCGAGCAGCCCCTTCACGAGACAAGGGTCGAGCAACCCCGTCCCAATGAGaatgtggggaacttgaccctAGAACAGTTGGGTCAATTTATCACCCGGACAGTGGATGAGGCCATGAAGAGGAATCAAGAGTCTATGTTTGCAGAAGATCAGGCCGCTCGCCAGGAGCGAGAGGAGAATATGGAGGGAAGTCAGAGTAGGGTGGAGGAGACGCGATCCCGCCCAAGTGAGGAGAATCTGGAGATGGAAGAGATGTGGAGGGAGATACGGACGCTGAGGCAGCAATTGGGAAACAGAGCTGCAGCCCCCAAGAAAGGAAGTCCTTTTTCCCTCGCCATTTTGAAAGAGGGACTTCCTCCAAATTTCCGACAGTCAAACGTTGGAGAATATGATGTACATACAGACCCCGAAGAACACTTGGGGAGATTTGAGAATGCGGCTCTGTTGCACCAGTATTCAGATGAGGTCAAGTGCAGGGTTTTTCTGGGCACGTTGGTGAGGTCAGCCCAGCAATGGTTTAACACTTTGCAGCCCAGCTCTATACGTTCTTTTGAGGACTTCTCAGCTGCCTTCTTGCACCGATTTGCTAGCAGCAAGAAATACCAAAAAAACTATTTGAGCCTGTTTGTGGTGAAACAACAAGAAGCTGAAACTTTGCGAGAGTTTGTTCAGCGTTTCAACAACGTAGCATTGGAGATACCAGCGGCCACTCCTCacatcatgataagtgccttTACCCAGGGACTTAGAGGAGGAGAAATTTTCAAATCGCTTGTCAAGAAACCTCCGTCGAGCTATGATGATTTGTTAGTTCGGGcggaaaaatatgtaaatctaGAGGATGCCCAGCGGCACAAGAGGATGGAGCAGCGGCCCGGGGGAGGAAGAGTTGAGGGAGTAGAGAGAGGAGGAAGGAAGAGGGGTGCAGGTGAAAGGGAGGAGGATAGAACTAGAGGTAGAGGACGGTTCTCATCTCATGTTCATCTGGATAGAAGTCATGACAAGGTGATGGAAGTGGGAGAGTCCGAGGGGAGGGGGGAGAAGTCGCAAAGGATTGAGAGCAGGGCTAGATTGCCTTCGCGGGACAGACGAGAAGGATCCGCATCCGGGAGTCGACCGAGGTCTCGCATGTCCCCTAGACGTGGTCAAGGTCCTCCATGGGTACATCAGAGGATCGAGGAGTCAAGGAGAGAAAGTCGAGGCCAGGATGTCCCTCGAGAGCACGCAGAACCGAGGAGAAGAATGAACGAGGATAACCACCCTacgagaggaatgattcatatgatctcggggggtgctactgatggaGACTCTGGGCGAGCTGGGAAAGCACGTGGCAGAAGGTTGGAGAACTTTGAGATATATAGGGGTGCAGACTTACCACAAGACACCGTCATCAGTTTTGGGCCGGAAGACCTTCGAGGCATCGTGGCTCCTcataacgatgccttggtggtGACGGCCACAATTGCCAATTGTGATGTGGCAAAGATATTTGTTGATAATGGAAGCTCCGTGAACGTCTTGTTCAAGAGCACGTTGGATCAAATGAAGGTGGAAGGATTTGAGTTTGAGCCGGTCTCCACCCCGTTGTATGGGATTGCAGGACACGCCATCCCACCTTTGGGTCAGATTGTGCTTCCCCTATCCTTGGGAACTGATCCTCGGCGGGCAACAAAAATGATAGCGTTCACCGTGGTGGATACCCTTTCAGAGTATAATGGAATTCTGGGGCGACCAGCTCTAAAGGATTTCAAAGCTGTAGCGTCCACATATCATCAAAAGTTGAAGTTTCCTGAAGGGAAGGAGGTTGGAGCCTTATGCGGGGACCAGATGGTCGCGCGTCGGTGTTATGAGGGGATAGTGAAAGAAGATGGGAAGAAAGCGAGTGTGGAGCTTAACATGATTAGGAAAGGAAGAAATGAGTAACTTTGTCCTGGTGAGGTACAAGAGGAGCAGATATGAAAGTTGGAGAATGCGCTGGGCCAGGGTCTAAAGAGGCTCAGGAACGCTTGCCACCTTAGAGAATATTAATCTTGACTTGAATTTTGATGTATTTCGTTTATGAATTTGTCTTATTTATCCGTTGGAATTCAATAAAATCAGGTTCCTCTTTTCAGTTCATGAATGTTGTTGTATTACGAGAGGGAAggagaaaaaatttattttcctactaaggcatcgcctggtagaggagcagagggcaggagagaaattttattttcctactaaggcatcgcctggtagaggagaagagtgaaggataaaaatttattttcctgctaaggcccggcttagcagaggagttagagggtggaggtgttgaatttctattttcctgctaatgtatcacctagcagaggagttagagggtggaggtgttgaaattttattgtcctgctaaggtatcacctagcagaggagttagagggtcgAGGTGTTGAATtgctattttcctgctaaggcccggcttagcagaggagttagagggtggaggtgttgaatttctattttcctgctaaggtatcacctagcagaggagttagagggtggaggtgttgaatttctattttcctgctaaggtatcacctagcagaggagttagcgagtggaggtgttgaatttctattttcctgctaaggcccggcttagcagaggagttagagggtggaggtatTGAATTCCTCTTTAAATGCTAtggcgtcacctagcagaggagttaaagGGTGGAGatgttgattttttatttttctgctaaggcccggcttagcagaggagttagaggatgaAGGTGTTGATTTTATCTTCTTGCTAAAGCATCGCCTAGCAGAAGGGTTAGAGGGTGGgcgcgttgaattttatttacctgctaaggcatcgcctagcagaggagttagagggtgggcgcgttgaattttattttcctgctaaggcccggcttggcagaggagttagagggtgggcgcgttgaattttatcttcctgctatggcgtcacctagcagaggtgttagagggtggagatgttgagttttatcttcctgctatggcgtcacctagcagaggtgttagagggtggagatgttgagtttttattttcctgctaagacccggcttagcagaggagttagagggtggaggtgaaGAATTAAATTtttctgctaaggcatcgcctagcagagtagcagagtttgggaggaaaaatatttttttggttaGTCGATAACAAAAGTTGTTGGGGGAGCAGAGTTTACGGGCGAGCGAGAGCGTCGGGCGAGGGCGAGAGCGACAGGCGAGGGGCGAGGGCGAGAACGGCAGGCGAGGGGCGAGCTGGTGCTCGGGCTAGCCGGCGCTCGGGCGAGCGAGAGCGTCGGGCGAGGGCGAGAGCGGCAGGCGAGGGGCGAGCGGGTGCTCGGGCGAGCGGGGGTGGCGGGCGAGCTGCGGGGCGCGGGCGAGCTGGCGTGGCGAAGGCGATGGGGCAAGCTGGGCGAGCGTGTCGCGCTCGGGCGTGCGGCGAGCAGACGCTCGGCGGGCGAGGGAGAGGCGCGCAAGGGCGGACGCTCGCTGTGGGGGCTGGCGTGCAGGCGGCGAGGCCTGTGCTTGAGCGAGGTGATGGTGAGGTGATGATGAAGCGGTGCTAGGATTACGAtttgatttgtttccaaatttttggGGACTGACGAACGGCTGGAAGATAATGCAAAACTCGCACCCGATAACCCGAGGACAGCACAACTAATCGAACTTCGAACctgcgattcagttcgactcgggagggggagactggtgataccccgTGGATGGGCCCCAAGCCCAAATGAAAGACAAGCCCATcaagggcccaggtattctcctataaatattaGGTTCGGGTGTATAACTCAGGCATTCAATTcattatattgttttcagcagcacccttagctgctcccctcatatatcctcagtcactgacttgagcgtcggaggggctacgccaggacaccctcctggccccctcttaacggtctttttcttgatttcaggctcagggtcatcttaaagcccacgtctgaactagtgacgctcgttgggatcggaccctagatttcccgtgagtatcacttaacttatccttatattatatatcacatgtttatcctatcatgtgtaccaaactatgcctaatgatattgttgatattttaaaatattcatcatcacactaaaattaattattctGGTGGCTCAAACTTAATATCCAAGCTTAAATAAATAACCAGAGCGtagataaatatatatttttacttgctcaaataaccTGAgggtaaataaatatatatttttacttGCTCGaccaaaatattaaattatattattcgatttttacttttttaaaGTGCTGTCATAGTATATCGACTTTCAAGTCTTTAAATGTTCCCTAAAGGAGACGATCCTTAGTTAAAGTAgacaaaaaattataaaaatttattctgataatagactttttttaatatatatatatatatatatatatatatatatatatatatataagttaaagtagacaaaaaaattataaaaatttattctgataatagactttttttaatatatatatatatatatatatatatatatatatatatatatatatattaaaaaaagtctattatcagaataaatttttataatttttttgtctACTTTAACTAAGgatcgtatatatatatatatatataaagtttaTCAACTCATTGTGCTTACTGTTTAAGTGACCCTTACTTATTAGATACGAtgaaatataacaaaattataaataaaatacacaaccttgtatgagacggtctaacgaatcgcattttgtgagacggatctcttatttggatcatccatgaaaaattattactttttatgctaaagtattactttttattgtaaatattggtAAGTTTGACTCGTtttatagataaagattcgtgagatcgtcttactAGAGACATAATCTAAATAAAATAAGTGAATACGTCAAACCAATAATAGACATATCGAATAAGTAAGTGTCACTTCAGCAGTAAGCACGATAAAaaagataatatatatatatatgtatatatatatatatgtcatatgtgtgtgtgtgtctatattcTGTGTGTGTAAAAGGGTGGCATCCGACCAATGAAAAGCGGTGGACAATGTGATCAGAATCCAGGCTGCTTTTGAGggaaaaagaagaaacaaataaTTTGGGTTTTCGAGTAAATTAATTATTGACCAACGATTATATATTTGTCCGCTTCAGACACAAAATCCACATTATATGTAGGCTAAGTTAGTGtatgtatattttgaattttcaaccattttaaatttttatttgtgtgtgtacacaatatcaatatgaatattttaatcaccattaaattttaatattattttgatacatatataaaGCATTTATTAAAATCTAAATTGTTCTTCGCAAATTTCATTACATTAATTGGCTacaaatatatatttgtgtATCCAAAATtttagtaggtctcttgtgagatgattttatgaatctttatctgtaagacgagTTAAccttatccatattcacaataaaaagtaatacttttagcataaaaagtattttttttcatggatgacctaaataataTACGGctcatgaaaccgtctcacacgagtttttACCCCAGTCATTTTGACATTAATTAGATCGATTCCAAATTACTTTGTACGAGAAAGGATCGAACATTTATAAAATTTCAATCTCAACTAAGGCTTGATTTTGTCGAGTCTAATTAGCGTAATTGGAGTCTTGTCGACATATTGATTttagaaaattatttaaattctgAATTAGAAATATAATCCAAATAATTTTGAGACTCAAGATCTATAAATATTATCGAAATATATAGATATAATGTAATAGTATATCAATATTTATGAAGAATATTGATTAAAAGATGAAAGATttgttaatattattataagaatattAATATAAGATCTAATATTTAACAATATTCTTGAAGAATATTGATTtagtgtattttttttttggttaaatGAGTTTTTGTTAatcttataaataaataattcaattaCAAATTTTTAAAGAATATTGATATAAGTTCTAAAATTGTCAAAATTAGTAAAGAATATGATTAAAGATATCATATTTATTAAAGAATTATGCTCTAGAAGAATAATGAACAATTATTTGTcactatttttttattaatagtgAATTGATGTTTGATGATAATCTACCTATGTTATTgacaaaatatttatgaatatGTGATAGTAAGATCATGTCGATATCAatcgaaaaacaaaataaataataagtacAATGAATTGATATTATCATTCgtgataaaaacttgtgtaagacgatctcacaggtcatattttgtgagacagatctcttatttgggtcattcatgaaaaaatttactttttatgctaaaaacattaatttttattgtgtgTATATGTAGGATTGAccagtctcacaaataaagattattgagatcatctcacaagagatctacttaCCATTCATACATGACAACCATGATGATGGTGGCATATGCATAATGATGACAGCAGGGGCGGATCTAGGATTTAGGGACAGGGGGGCCGCTAAgtttattttgcgacggttttctcaaaaaccgtcgccataTAAGAAATTGTCGcgaaatttgcgacggttttttaaaaactgtcgctatatggcaacggttttaagaaaccgtcgcaaattttgcgacggttttagtcaCAACCGTCGTTAAGCCAGAAAAAATAAGCGCTCCCAGGTTTCGAAATCGGGCGGATGAAACATTATAAGTGGCTTTAGCCACTCAGATACATGGACGTATCATTCTTTTTGGGGgggccatatatatatatatatatatatatatatatatatatatatatatatatatatatatatctatttatatatttagtttaaaaaaatttaatatatgctaaaaattttttttaaattttttgggggggccgtggcccccattcgccctacactaaatccgcccctgGATGACAGCGGGttgatttaaataattttaagttcttttatttgatttatttatcgaccaatcatagtaaaaattataatattatatataatgcCATGAAtgagtttatgtttttataacttattagataatattttcaaaaaaaaaaaaacttattagATATTTGATTTTATCATTTAGTTGATTCAATAATggtaatttatatattttttttggagTATAGGTCCTAATAATTTCAACATGCTTGCCACAAGTAGAACAATTAAAACGGTACTCTTTTTAATTTCATGTGATTTTTCCCACATGATTTTTCATAAAACTTTTAACGTGACAATTATCACGTAGTGAAAGATATCGGACTATTTTTCCTTCATTATAGTTTTGTCTCACTAGattttttagtaaaattttaacCAAACACGTCTATCATCCGTAAAAAATCTGAAGAAAATATCAATTGTTGTATTATTTTCATTCACACATGTTTTTTCTCATACAGTTTTACTATCAAGGTTTTACCGATGCAACATTTGAGTCTCAATGAATTCCTCGAGCATCTATCTTGTCAAATTGAGATTTTGACAAATAGATGCATATAATAATCTAAGAGGAAGTGTCATAGACACTTTTCTTTATTGTAGATTATTATTCTCATTTACTTACATTTTTTTATCAAGATAATAATTGTAAGTGCTTGTATTATGTTATTCCCTTAATAAATAGGGTAATTGAGTTTAATAAAAATTACACATGAATATTGAATTTTATAAATGAtctctatttattttttttcccacTTATGATTTATAATATTTAGTGTGAATCCATATGAAATGAATATAGATCAATTTACGTCATTGTAATTATTCCCTTAATCACTAGATTACATATTATATTGCAAAATATTTTCTATagtaataaaacatattacttttaaacttaattttcaatattttcctttatatatttaaatctaATCCCAAGCACAGCAATAAAATTTTCGTAAATTGAAACAATCCTTTTAATTTTATGTATAATTTGAGCTAAACATTGAATAAAACAAAGATGAATAATCCGTCAATATTTTATCTTCTACCGCGATACgatatattttttaatcacTAATTAGTTATATCCTCGGCGCTCCTACTACTCAGTTGATCCTAAAATCAGTGTGTCAAGTTTTTGTACAAGAGAAATTGcaactaaaatttaaaataaaataaaatcgaaactaaaatttta
This region of Primulina eburnea isolate SZY01 chromosome 14, ASM2296580v1, whole genome shotgun sequence genomic DNA includes:
- the LOC140811294 gene encoding uncharacterized protein → MVGKRGSRRATSASSCPRRGPEPSRAETIQEQLHLETRQEQPRQETRTEQPLHETRVEQPRPNENVGNLTLEQLGQFITRTVDEAMKRNQESMFAEDQAARQEREENMEGSQSRVEETRSRPSEENLEMEEMWREIRTLRQQLGNRAAAPKKGSPFSLAILKEGLPPNFRQSNVGEYDVHTDPEEHLGRFENAALLHQYSDEVKCRVFLGTLVRSAQQWFNTLQPSSIRSFEDFSAAFLHRFASSKKYQKNYLSLFVVKQQEAETLREFVQRFNNVALEIPAATPHIMISAFTQGLRGGEIFKSLVKKPPSSYDDLLVRAEKYVNLEDAQRHKRMEQRPGGGRVEGVERGGRKRGAGEREEDRTRGRGRFSSHVHLDRSHDKVMEVGESEGRGEKSQRIESRARLPSRDRREGSASGSRPRSRMSPRRGQGPPWVHQRIEESRRESRGQDVPREHAEPRRRMNEDNHPTRGMIHMISGGATDGDSGRAGKARGRRLENFEIYRGADLPQDTVISFGPEDLRGIVAPHNDALVVTATIANCDVAKIFVDNGSSVNVLFKSTLDQMKVEGFEFEPVSTPLYGIAGHAIPPLGQIVLPLSLGTDPRRATKMIAFTVVDTLSEYNGILGRPALKDFKAVASTYHQKLKFPEGKEVGALCGDQMVARRCYEGIVKEDGKKASVELNMIRKGRNE